A window from Vibrio cortegadensis encodes these proteins:
- a CDS encoding prepilin peptidase — protein sequence MEIFEYYPWVFPILATIFGLIIGSFLNVVIHRLPLMMEREWKQECAESFPEYNLPKPEGVFNLSVPRSTCPKCKTQLRLIDNIPVISWLFLKGKCHHCENPISARYPAVETLTALMSFAVASHFGFSYFTVALLFFTFVLIAATFIDLDTMLLPDQLTLPLMWAGIALSVFQISPVSLQDAIIGAMAGYLCLWSVYWGFKLLTGKEGMGYGDFKLLAALGAWLGWQHLPLIILLSSLVGLFFGLIQLRLQKQGIDKAFPFGPYLAIAGWISLLWGSNIMDWYLTSILGG from the coding sequence ATGGAAATTTTTGAGTACTACCCGTGGGTTTTTCCTATTCTCGCAACTATTTTTGGCTTAATCATTGGTAGCTTTCTAAATGTTGTCATTCATCGCTTGCCTCTCATGATGGAGCGCGAATGGAAACAAGAGTGTGCTGAATCCTTTCCTGAATATAATCTTCCGAAACCTGAAGGCGTATTTAACTTAAGTGTTCCACGTTCGACATGCCCGAAATGCAAAACTCAATTACGTTTGATCGACAACATACCTGTCATAAGTTGGTTATTCCTAAAAGGGAAATGCCACCACTGTGAAAATCCAATTAGCGCTCGTTACCCTGCGGTTGAAACTCTTACTGCGTTAATGAGTTTTGCTGTGGCTAGTCACTTTGGTTTCAGTTATTTTACGGTCGCTTTACTGTTTTTCACTTTTGTATTAATTGCAGCCACGTTTATTGACCTTGATACTATGCTGCTTCCAGACCAACTAACCCTGCCACTCATGTGGGCGGGTATCGCTCTATCCGTTTTTCAAATCAGCCCTGTATCGCTGCAAGACGCTATCATAGGCGCGATGGCAGGTTACCTCTGCTTATGGTCAGTTTACTGGGGGTTTAAGCTGCTCACAGGCAAGGAAGGGATGGGTTATGGTGACTTTAAGCTTCTCGCAGCCCTTGGCGCTTGGTTAGGCTGGCAGCACCTTCCTCTCATTATTTTACTCTCATCCCTAGTCGGGCTATTTTTCGGTCTAATCCAACTTCGACTGCAGAAGCAAGGTATCGACAAAGCTTTTCCGTTTGGCCCTTATTTAGCCATCGCAGGTTGGATCAGCTTGCTATGGGGCAGTAACATCATGGATTGGTATCTCACATCCATCTTAGGGGGTTAA
- the rimM gene encoding ribosome maturation factor RimM (Essential for efficient processing of 16S rRNA), with the protein MSMKDKESMSEQNERIVVGKLGSTYGIRGWLKVFSYTDNAESIFDYAPWYLNQKGKWVEYKVESWKRHGQGYVCKLAGLEVREEAQLMTNFEIAIDPASLPELSEEEFYWRELFGMQVVTTKGYSLGEVTDLLETGSNDVLVVKANLKDAFGQKERLIPYLEEQVIKNVDREARRIEVDWDPGF; encoded by the coding sequence CGAAAGAATTGTGGTGGGTAAACTTGGGTCTACTTACGGCATTCGTGGCTGGCTTAAAGTATTCTCCTACACAGACAATGCTGAAAGTATTTTTGATTATGCTCCTTGGTATTTAAACCAAAAGGGCAAATGGGTTGAGTACAAAGTAGAAAGCTGGAAACGTCATGGTCAAGGCTATGTATGTAAACTAGCAGGGTTAGAAGTTCGTGAAGAAGCGCAACTGATGACTAATTTCGAAATTGCTATTGACCCAGCCTCATTACCAGAGTTGTCAGAAGAAGAATTCTACTGGCGTGAATTGTTTGGTATGCAAGTCGTAACCACTAAGGGATATTCTCTTGGTGAGGTCACTGACCTATTAGAGACGGGCTCCAACGATGTTCTTGTAGTGAAAGCTAATCTTAAAGATGCTTTTGGCCAAAAGGAACGGTTAATCCCGTACCTTGAAGAGCAAGTGATCAAAAATGTTGATCGCGAAGCTCGCCGGATCGAAGTTGACTGGGATCCTGGTTTCTAA
- the yacG gene encoding DNA gyrase inhibitor YacG, producing MSNKPTIVKCPQCEADVEWGEQSPHRPFCSKQCQMIDFGEWADEENSIPGAPDMSDSDGWSEDPY from the coding sequence ATGTCGAACAAACCAACCATCGTAAAATGCCCCCAATGTGAAGCTGACGTAGAATGGGGAGAGCAAAGTCCTCATCGTCCTTTCTGTAGCAAACAGTGTCAAATGATTGATTTTGGAGAGTGGGCGGACGAAGAAAATTCAATTCCAGGCGCACCAGATATGTCCGATTCTGATGGCTGGTCTGAAGATCCTTATTAA
- the nadC gene encoding carboxylating nicotinate-nucleotide diphosphorylase → MKNTHNSQERLDYLKQQLPLEITRSVVDTIREDLGGTLDPAADITASLIPEDAQNVATIITREHGVFCGKAWADEVFKQLGGQVTIEWHVQDGDKVEPNQTLCTLSGPSRALLTGERNAMNFIQTLSGCATTVAEYAKQIEGTSCRLLDTRKTIPGLRSALKYAVACGGGFNHRIGVFDAYLIKENHIIACGGIEKAVATAKQLNPGKPVEIETESLEELKHAIEAGADIIMLDNFTTDMMREAVKLNAGRAALENSGNVTLETIREFAETGVDYISVGALTKHLKAMDLSMRFQS, encoded by the coding sequence ATGAAAAACACACATAACAGCCAAGAACGACTTGACTACTTAAAGCAGCAACTTCCTCTAGAAATCACTCGCTCTGTCGTCGATACCATCAGAGAGGACCTTGGTGGAACCTTAGATCCAGCCGCTGATATTACCGCAAGTTTAATCCCTGAAGATGCACAAAACGTAGCGACCATTATTACTCGTGAGCACGGTGTATTCTGTGGTAAAGCTTGGGCTGATGAAGTGTTTAAGCAACTTGGTGGTCAAGTCACGATTGAGTGGCATGTTCAAGATGGCGATAAAGTTGAACCAAACCAAACACTCTGCACCTTATCAGGCCCGTCACGTGCGTTATTGACTGGCGAGCGTAATGCGATGAACTTTATTCAAACACTTTCTGGCTGTGCAACAACAGTGGCTGAGTATGCGAAACAGATTGAAGGTACGAGTTGCCGACTACTCGATACACGTAAGACAATTCCCGGCCTTCGCAGTGCACTAAAATATGCCGTAGCCTGTGGTGGCGGTTTTAATCACCGCATTGGAGTGTTTGACGCTTACCTGATCAAAGAGAATCATATTATCGCCTGTGGTGGTATTGAAAAAGCGGTAGCGACAGCGAAACAACTAAACCCTGGCAAACCTGTTGAGATCGAAACAGAAAGCCTTGAAGAATTGAAACACGCCATTGAAGCGGGCGCTGATATTATCATGTTGGATAATTTCACTACCGATATGATGCGTGAAGCCGTAAAACTCAACGCTGGCCGTGCTGCTTTAGAAAACTCAGGCAATGTAACACTTGAAACCATCCGTGAGTTTGCAGAAACCGGCGTAGATTATATTTCGGTAGGGGCATTAACGAAGCATTTAAAAGCAATGGATCTTTCAATGCGCTTCCAGTCATAA
- the trmD gene encoding tRNA (guanosine(37)-N1)-methyltransferase TrmD produces the protein MWVGIISLFPEMFRSVTDFGVTGQAVKKGLLSIETWNPRDFTHDKHRTVDDRPYGGGPGMLMMVQPLRDAIQTAKKSSPGKTKVIYLSPQGRKLDQQGVEELATSENLLLICGRYEGVDERIIQSEVDEEWSIGDFVMTGGELPAMTLIDSVSRFIPGVLGDFASAEEDSFANGLLDCPHYTRPEVLDGAEVPVVLKSGNHQDIRRWRLKQSLGRTWLRRPELLENLALTDEQEQLLAEFVKEQRLSTKSKQ, from the coding sequence ATGTGGGTTGGCATTATTAGCCTATTTCCTGAAATGTTCCGTTCAGTTACCGACTTCGGAGTAACAGGTCAAGCGGTAAAAAAAGGTCTTTTGTCTATTGAGACTTGGAATCCTCGTGATTTCACTCATGACAAACATCGCACTGTTGATGACAGACCTTACGGTGGTGGTCCTGGCATGTTAATGATGGTTCAGCCTTTGCGCGATGCTATCCAAACAGCTAAGAAATCATCTCCGGGAAAGACGAAAGTGATTTACCTTTCTCCTCAAGGTCGAAAACTCGACCAACAGGGAGTTGAAGAATTGGCAACAAGTGAGAACTTGCTTCTTATTTGTGGTCGATACGAAGGGGTAGATGAGCGCATTATTCAATCCGAAGTTGACGAAGAATGGTCAATTGGTGATTTTGTAATGACAGGGGGCGAACTGCCTGCCATGACGTTAATTGACTCTGTATCTCGGTTTATTCCAGGGGTATTAGGGGATTTTGCTTCAGCAGAAGAGGATTCTTTTGCAAATGGTTTGTTAGATTGTCCACATTACACGCGTCCTGAAGTGTTGGATGGAGCAGAAGTACCAGTGGTACTGAAATCCGGAAATCACCAAGACATTCGTCGCTGGCGATTGAAACAATCGTTAGGCCGTACTTGGCTTAGAAGACCAGAGCTTCTGGAAAACCTAGCTCTGACTGACGAACAGGAACAATTACTGGCTGAATTCGTAAAAGAGCAACGTCTCTCAACGAAAAGCAAGCAGTAA
- the rplS gene encoding 50S ribosomal protein L19: MSNIINALEQEQMKSDLPKFAPGDTVVVKVKVKEGDRERLQAFEGVVIAIRNRGLHSAFTVRKISNGEGVERTFQTHSPIVDGIEVKRRGAVRRAKLYYLRERSGKSARIREKLAKK; encoded by the coding sequence ATGAGTAATATCATCAACGCTCTTGAGCAAGAGCAAATGAAATCAGACCTTCCTAAATTCGCACCAGGTGATACTGTTGTAGTTAAGGTTAAGGTAAAAGAAGGTGACCGTGAGCGTCTACAAGCGTTCGAAGGTGTTGTGATCGCTATTCGTAACCGTGGTCTACACTCTGCATTTACAGTTCGTAAAATCTCGAACGGTGAAGGCGTAGAGCGTACATTCCAAACTCACTCACCAATTGTTGACGGCATCGAAGTTAAACGCCGTGGTGCAGTACGTCGTGCCAAGTTGTACTACCTACGTGAGCGTTCTGGTAAGTCTGCTCGTATTAGAGAGAAACTTGCTAAGAAGTAA
- the pdhR gene encoding pyruvate dehydrogenase complex transcriptional repressor PdhR: MAYQRIRQPKLSDVIEQELERLIVEGTLAPGQQLPPERELAKQFDVSRPSIREAIQRLEAKRLLTRRQGGGTFVSEGIWKSFSDPLLDLLSNHSETQLDVLESRHAMEGISAYFAALRGTDEDFARIQACQEQIHAAQDKADVEQESAAVMAFLVALTEAAHNVVLLHIVRSLAPLLEQNVLQNLKLLHRRKDVVDRVSIHRANIVDAIVSGQPEKAREMSHSHLAYIEETLLDLTKEESRRERSLRRIQQGGDS; this comes from the coding sequence ATGGCTTATCAAAGGATTCGTCAGCCTAAACTTTCTGATGTTATTGAGCAGGAACTAGAAAGGCTGATAGTGGAAGGAACACTGGCTCCAGGGCAGCAACTGCCACCAGAGCGCGAGCTGGCTAAACAGTTCGACGTGTCTCGTCCTTCGATCCGTGAAGCGATACAGCGCTTAGAAGCCAAACGACTGTTAACACGCCGTCAAGGTGGTGGAACATTTGTGAGTGAAGGTATCTGGAAAAGCTTTTCTGATCCTTTACTTGATTTATTGTCGAATCATTCTGAAACTCAACTTGATGTGTTGGAATCACGTCATGCGATGGAAGGAATATCCGCTTATTTTGCAGCCTTACGTGGTACTGATGAAGATTTTGCTCGCATTCAAGCGTGCCAGGAACAAATACATGCAGCGCAAGATAAAGCTGATGTAGAACAAGAATCTGCTGCGGTAATGGCATTTTTAGTAGCGCTTACAGAAGCGGCCCATAATGTGGTTTTGCTGCATATTGTTCGAAGCCTTGCACCTTTGCTTGAGCAAAACGTTTTACAAAATTTAAAGCTATTACATCGCCGCAAAGACGTGGTGGATAGAGTGAGTATACACAGGGCTAATATTGTTGATGCGATCGTTTCTGGACAGCCTGAGAAGGCGCGAGAAATGTCACACTCCCATTTAGCTTACATTGAAGAAACATTGTTGGATTTGACAAAAGAGGAGTCGCGACGCGAACGATCTTTACGTCGAATTCAACAGGGTGGTGATTCGTAA
- the zapD gene encoding cell division protein ZapD — translation MTTHRFEHPLNEKTRIYLRVESLLRQLHLSSTFEDGQQYQLFFRSLFDLLEIFEQIQLKSELAKDIEKQRQTYKSWLNVDGVDQEMLLSVLKEVDSIHRNLMAAERFGQSLKEERFLSAIRQRFNLPGGSCCFDLPALHYWLHLPLDKKTRDAKLWTSTLRPLSDALSLWLKLTRETGHFKPQIARSGFFQSDAEEANILRLSIPLDYGVYPMISGHKNRFAIKFMSFETGQAGTQDVEFELAICS, via the coding sequence ATGACCACCCACAGATTTGAACACCCATTAAATGAAAAGACTCGTATTTACCTGAGAGTAGAATCTCTCCTCAGGCAACTGCACCTGTCTTCTACATTTGAGGATGGTCAACAGTACCAATTGTTTTTCCGTTCTCTTTTCGATCTGCTTGAAATATTTGAGCAAATCCAACTGAAAAGTGAGCTTGCAAAAGATATTGAGAAGCAGCGTCAAACTTACAAAAGCTGGTTAAACGTCGATGGTGTTGATCAAGAAATGTTACTCAGCGTTTTAAAAGAGGTGGATAGTATCCATCGCAACTTGATGGCAGCTGAACGCTTTGGGCAATCTCTAAAAGAAGAACGCTTCCTCAGTGCAATTCGCCAACGCTTTAACCTTCCGGGTGGTTCGTGCTGTTTTGATCTTCCGGCACTGCATTACTGGCTTCACCTTCCTTTAGATAAAAAAACCAGAGACGCAAAGCTTTGGACGAGTACATTGCGACCTCTTTCCGACGCGCTCAGCTTGTGGTTAAAGCTAACCCGTGAGACTGGTCATTTTAAACCGCAAATTGCTCGTAGTGGTTTTTTCCAAAGTGATGCTGAAGAAGCCAATATCCTGCGCCTGTCTATTCCGCTCGATTATGGTGTCTATCCAATGATTTCTGGCCACAAGAACCGTTTCGCGATTAAGTTTATGTCATTTGAAACTGGTCAAGCAGGCACTCAAGACGTAGAATTTGAGTTAGCAATTTGTAGTTAG
- a CDS encoding type II secretion system F family protein: MKHNKPIPLKNFRWKGINSLGKKTSGQMLALSELEVRDKLKEQHIQVKKLKRGSVSLLTRLAHRVKPRDITLLTRQLATMLTTGVPIVQALKLVADNHRKAEMKSILLQISKGVEAGTPISKVMRTSSHHFDRLYTDLVATGEQAGSLAEVFERLATYREKSEQLRSKVIKALIYPTMVMFVALSVSYLMLTMVIPEFETMFSGFGADLPWFTQQVMRLSHWMQAYSLYIVVFTVGAVIVIKSMRKRLFSFRLMTSRWGLKFPIIGSVVMKASLAKFSRTLSTSFSAGIPILSSLQTTAKTAGNVHFETAIHQVHQETSSGVPMYIAMRNTNAFPEMVLQMVMIGEESGKLDDMLNKVATIYEFEVDNTVDNLGKILEPLIIVFLGTLIGGLVVAMYLPIFNLMSVIG; the protein is encoded by the coding sequence ATGAAACACAATAAACCAATACCACTCAAAAATTTTCGTTGGAAAGGCATCAATAGCTTAGGAAAAAAAACATCAGGACAGATGCTAGCCCTCAGTGAGCTTGAAGTAAGAGATAAACTCAAAGAGCAACATATTCAGGTAAAAAAGCTAAAGCGCGGCAGTGTTTCTCTACTCACGCGATTAGCTCATCGAGTCAAACCAAGAGATATTACTCTTCTTACTCGCCAACTTGCCACCATGCTCACTACAGGGGTGCCGATTGTCCAAGCGCTCAAACTCGTGGCAGACAATCACCGAAAAGCGGAAATGAAATCGATTCTCCTGCAGATAAGTAAGGGCGTTGAGGCAGGAACGCCAATATCAAAAGTAATGAGAACCAGCAGTCACCACTTCGATAGACTCTATACAGACCTTGTTGCAACGGGTGAGCAAGCGGGAAGCTTGGCGGAAGTCTTTGAACGTTTAGCCACTTATAGAGAAAAAAGCGAACAACTGCGTTCCAAAGTTATTAAAGCGCTTATCTACCCGACAATGGTCATGTTCGTCGCGTTAAGCGTATCGTATTTGATGTTAACAATGGTGATCCCTGAATTTGAAACCATGTTCTCTGGTTTTGGGGCCGATCTTCCATGGTTTACCCAACAAGTGATGCGACTTTCCCATTGGATGCAAGCTTATAGCCTATATATCGTAGTATTCACTGTCGGCGCTGTTATTGTCATAAAAAGTATGCGTAAACGTCTATTTTCGTTTCGCTTAATGACCTCTCGCTGGGGGCTCAAATTTCCGATCATAGGCAGCGTGGTAATGAAAGCCTCTCTCGCCAAATTCAGTCGAACGCTATCGACTAGTTTCAGTGCCGGAATCCCTATCCTATCAAGTTTGCAAACTACCGCGAAAACCGCAGGTAATGTTCATTTTGAAACCGCTATTCATCAAGTCCATCAAGAAACGTCGTCAGGGGTTCCAATGTACATTGCGATGCGTAATACCAATGCATTTCCTGAAATGGTACTGCAAATGGTGATGATTGGAGAGGAATCTGGAAAACTCGACGATATGCTGAACAAAGTGGCGACCATTTATGAATTTGAAGTCGACAATACGGTTGATAATCTCGGAAAAATATTAGAACCATTGATCATCGTTTTCTTAGGGACATTAATTGGAGGTCTCGTGGTCGCGATGTACCTACCAATCTTTAACTTAATGAGTGTTATAGGATAA
- the pilB gene encoding type IV-A pilus assembly ATPase PilB produces MFTNLPAILRQANLLSLTQEQTLVEHMNASGLSVPEALFDLGLFSANTLTEHLSAIFDLPETNLDHYDYHDLCQKLGLRELITRHQALPISSHAHVLTIAVSDPTHLLIEDDFRFATGHQVELVLANFKTLQGAIRRLYGHSIQGAQQTQKEISQEELANLIEVSEDEIENIEDLSQDDSPVSRFINQVLLDAVRKKASDIHFEPYEDNYRIRLRCDGILVETQQPASHLSRRLSARLKILAKLDISERRLPQDGRIKLRLNQDNALDLRVSSLPTLWGEKIVLRLLDSSAANLDIDTLGYNSEQKQLYLNALKKPQGMILMTGPTGSGKTVSLYTGLRILNTSEVNISTAEDPVEINLSGINQVQVKPKIGFGFAEALRSFLRQDPDVVMVGEIRDLETAEIAVKAAQTGHLVLSTLHTNSAAETVVRLTNMGIEAFNLASSLSLIIAQRLARRLCEHCRQPDTNTPLHLEISAEDRIYRANPKGCSECTGGYSGRVGIYEVMEFNSDLSEALIKGASINQIEQLAQKNGMQNLHNSGIEKLKQGITSYRELQRVLYF; encoded by the coding sequence TTGTTCACCAACCTCCCCGCTATTCTACGTCAGGCTAACCTGCTTAGCCTGACGCAAGAACAAACACTGGTTGAACATATGAATGCTTCTGGCCTTTCGGTACCGGAGGCATTGTTTGATCTTGGCCTTTTTTCGGCCAACACCCTAACCGAGCACCTAAGCGCTATCTTTGATTTACCTGAAACCAACCTTGACCATTATGACTACCATGACCTGTGCCAAAAACTTGGGTTGCGTGAACTGATCACCCGCCATCAAGCGTTGCCTATTTCCAGTCATGCCCATGTGCTCACCATTGCCGTATCTGACCCCACTCATTTATTAATCGAAGATGATTTTCGTTTTGCGACGGGTCACCAAGTTGAGTTAGTACTCGCGAACTTTAAAACACTGCAAGGGGCGATTCGACGCTTGTATGGACATTCGATCCAAGGCGCTCAACAAACACAGAAAGAGATCAGCCAAGAAGAGCTAGCTAACTTAATTGAGGTCAGTGAAGATGAGATCGAAAATATTGAAGATCTTAGCCAAGATGACTCCCCTGTTAGCCGTTTTATCAATCAAGTGTTATTAGATGCCGTCCGTAAGAAAGCCTCCGATATTCACTTTGAACCTTACGAAGACAACTATCGCATTCGTCTGCGTTGCGATGGCATTTTGGTTGAAACTCAACAACCCGCCAGTCATTTAAGCCGGAGGCTTTCAGCACGATTAAAAATTCTCGCCAAACTCGATATTTCAGAACGACGCTTGCCTCAAGATGGGCGGATCAAGCTCAGGTTGAATCAAGATAACGCCCTCGATCTCCGTGTCTCTAGCTTGCCAACATTATGGGGGGAAAAGATCGTATTACGGCTGCTCGATAGCAGTGCAGCCAACCTCGATATCGACACGCTTGGCTATAATTCAGAACAAAAACAACTCTACCTTAACGCCTTAAAAAAGCCACAAGGCATGATTTTAATGACCGGCCCAACAGGAAGTGGAAAAACGGTGTCACTCTATACTGGACTCAGAATTCTAAATACCAGCGAAGTGAACATTTCGACGGCGGAAGATCCTGTAGAGATCAATTTATCGGGGATCAACCAAGTTCAAGTCAAACCGAAAATTGGCTTTGGTTTTGCTGAAGCTCTGCGATCTTTTCTCCGTCAAGATCCCGATGTGGTCATGGTTGGGGAGATCCGTGATTTAGAAACCGCCGAAATAGCGGTGAAAGCAGCGCAAACTGGCCACTTGGTGCTTTCCACGCTTCACACCAACTCTGCCGCAGAGACCGTAGTACGGCTTACTAATATGGGCATTGAAGCATTCAATCTCGCCTCATCTTTAAGTTTAATCATTGCTCAGCGTCTGGCTCGAAGGCTGTGCGAGCATTGCCGTCAACCGGATACCAATACACCTCTACACCTTGAAATAAGTGCTGAAGATCGTATCTATCGAGCAAATCCTAAAGGTTGTAGCGAATGCACTGGCGGTTACTCTGGTCGAGTGGGTATTTATGAAGTGATGGAGTTTAACTCAGATCTTTCTGAAGCTCTTATTAAAGGAGCCAGCATTAATCAAATTGAGCAATTAGCGCAGAAGAACGGAATGCAGAATTTACACAACTCAGGGATAGAAAAATTAAAACAAGGCATCACTAGCTATCGTGAATTACAACGAGTGCTCTACTTTTGA
- a CDS encoding pilin: MKHSNKKIQKGFTLIELMIVVAIIGVLAAIAIPAYSDYVKKSEVSSGLATIKALVTPAEMIYQENGVLAAATTLATLGTKDVANNLGTLSVLADNKIQFKFGTDSSINNETLIFERKSTGWECAKSANIPAVDGCS; encoded by the coding sequence ATGAAACACAGTAACAAGAAAATACAGAAAGGTTTTACCCTAATTGAATTGATGATTGTAGTGGCGATTATTGGGGTGTTGGCAGCGATAGCAATTCCAGCCTACAGTGATTATGTAAAAAAATCAGAGGTATCTTCTGGTCTTGCAACAATTAAAGCTCTTGTAACCCCTGCAGAAATGATTTATCAAGAAAATGGGGTTCTAGCTGCAGCCACTACCTTAGCCACTCTAGGTACCAAAGATGTAGCAAACAACTTAGGAACACTAAGCGTATTAGCCGATAACAAAATCCAATTCAAATTTGGTACAGATAGTTCTATTAATAACGAAACATTGATCTTTGAAAGAAAATCAACTGGTTGGGAATGTGCTAAATCTGCAAATATTCCAGCTGTAGATGGTTGCTCATAA
- the ampD gene encoding 1,6-anhydro-N-acetylmuramyl-L-alanine amidase AmpD, whose translation MIDENGWYQSARHVPSPFYNERPDPSDISLLVVHNISLPPGEFGGPYIEQFFMGKLDANEHPFFAVIHNMQVSAHCLIRRDGEIVQFVPFTARAWHAGQSSFSGRTGCNDYSIGIELEGTDYEAYTDNQYQALQQLSETLMISYPSITLPRITGHQYIAPLRKTDPGLCFDWRRFRKSLQAV comes from the coding sequence ATGATTGATGAAAATGGTTGGTATCAATCGGCTCGTCATGTGCCATCTCCTTTTTATAATGAACGCCCTGATCCGTCAGATATTTCTCTGCTGGTGGTTCACAATATCAGTTTACCACCAGGGGAGTTTGGTGGGCCTTATATCGAACAGTTTTTTATGGGTAAACTTGATGCAAACGAACATCCTTTCTTCGCTGTGATTCATAACATGCAGGTGTCTGCTCATTGTCTTATTCGCAGAGACGGTGAAATCGTGCAATTTGTGCCCTTTACTGCTCGAGCATGGCACGCTGGACAATCCAGCTTTTCAGGACGGACAGGATGCAATGATTATTCGATTGGCATTGAGCTTGAAGGTACTGATTACGAGGCTTATACCGATAATCAATATCAAGCGTTGCAACAGTTATCCGAAACTCTGATGATATCTTATCCAAGCATTACTCTTCCCCGAATTACCGGACATCAATACATTGCGCCCTTAAGGAAAACGGATCCCGGTTTATGTTTTGATTGGCGACGGTTTCGAAAAAGCCTACAAGCAGTTTGA
- the coaE gene encoding dephospho-CoA kinase (Dephospho-CoA kinase (CoaE) performs the final step in coenzyme A biosynthesis.) — MALIIGLTGGIASGKTTVSNLFHSQFNIDVVDADIVARQVVEPGTVGIEKITQHFGYDVLFDNGELNRARLRERIFSDPNDKAWLNELLHPMIREKMLADLNQVTSPYALLVAPLLIENKLQSMVDRILVVDVSEQTQLERTISRDNVSLQQAESILKSQATRQQRLQFADDVVKNDTKNGGILSQVTELHQKYLAICRENQSK; from the coding sequence ATGGCTCTAATTATTGGTTTAACCGGTGGGATCGCCAGCGGTAAAACAACGGTATCCAATCTTTTTCACTCTCAATTTAATATTGATGTTGTCGATGCGGATATCGTCGCTCGTCAAGTTGTTGAGCCCGGGACTGTTGGTATTGAAAAGATCACTCAACATTTTGGTTACGACGTTCTCTTCGATAATGGCGAATTAAACCGAGCGAGATTAAGAGAACGGATTTTTTCCGATCCCAATGATAAAGCTTGGTTGAATGAATTGCTGCATCCCATGATCCGCGAAAAGATGCTAGCGGATTTAAATCAAGTCACCTCCCCTTATGCATTACTTGTTGCTCCACTGCTCATCGAAAACAAGCTTCAGTCAATGGTAGATCGTATCCTAGTGGTCGATGTAAGTGAACAGACCCAGCTAGAGCGAACCATTTCAAGAGACAATGTGTCACTCCAGCAAGCTGAATCTATCTTGAAATCACAAGCGACCAGGCAGCAACGATTGCAATTCGCTGATGACGTGGTTAAAAATGATACGAAAAACGGGGGAATTTTGTCTCAAGTCACAGAATTACACCAAAAGTATCTGGCTATTTGTAGAGAAAATCAGTCAAAATAG